A genome region from Dolichospermum compactum NIES-806 includes the following:
- the rpmJ gene encoding 50S ribosomal protein L36: MKVRASVKKICEKCSVIKRRGRVMVICENPKHKQRQG, translated from the coding sequence ATGAAAGTCAGAGCCTCAGTTAAGAAAATTTGTGAAAAGTGCAGCGTGATCAAGCGTCGAGGTCGCGTAATGGTGATTTGTGAAAATCCCAAACACAAGCAACGCCAAGGATAG